In uncultured Methanobacterium sp., a genomic segment contains:
- the dapB gene encoding 4-hydroxy-tetrahydrodipicolinate reductase has protein sequence MINVAVTGAGGRMGSMIINTILQQDDMQVVAAIEAPNTPLEGKDVGEVMGIGPINVPIVGAEKLRETLNVKKPDVLVDFTIAVAAVGTIKTTAESGVNLVVGTTGFTEEQMKSNQSAIETNKVGAVISPNMAVGVNVFFKVVEELASILTDYDVEIIEAHHKHKKDAPSGTAVKAAELIAGALNRNLDEVGVYGREGMVGERTPEEIGIHAVRGGDIVGDHTVLFAGDGERLEIVHRAGTRQAFVNGVIKAVRYVVTAEKGKISNMGDVLGL, from the coding sequence ATGATAAATGTGGCAGTAACCGGTGCCGGTGGAAGAATGGGGTCCATGATCATCAACACTATCCTCCAACAGGATGATATGCAGGTTGTGGCAGCCATTGAAGCCCCTAACACTCCCCTGGAAGGGAAAGATGTAGGGGAAGTTATGGGAATTGGACCAATTAACGTACCCATAGTGGGTGCAGAAAAGCTTAGAGAAACACTGAATGTGAAAAAACCAGACGTACTGGTGGATTTCACGATTGCAGTAGCAGCAGTTGGTACCATAAAAACCACTGCAGAATCTGGTGTTAATCTGGTGGTGGGAACAACAGGTTTCACCGAAGAACAGATGAAATCGAACCAATCCGCTATAGAAACCAATAAGGTAGGGGCAGTCATATCCCCTAACATGGCAGTGGGAGTGAATGTCTTCTTTAAGGTAGTGGAAGAGCTGGCATCCATCTTAACAGATTACGATGTGGAGATCATCGAAGCACACCACAAGCACAAAAAGGACGCACCATCTGGAACTGCAGTAAAAGCCGCTGAACTCATAGCCGGAGCCCTAAACCGTAACCTGGATGAAGTAGGAGTCTACGGCAGGGAAGGAATGGTTGGTGAGCGAACACCTGAAGAAATTGGGATTCACGCAGTTCGTGGTGGAGACATAGTGGGAGACCACACAGTTCTATTCGCCGGGGATGGAGAACGGTTGGAAATCGTACACCGAGCCGGTACCAGGCAAGCATTTGTTAATGGTGTGATCAAGGCTGTTCGATACGTGGTGACAGCTGAAAAGGGAAAGATTAGTAATATGGGTGATGTTCTGGGATTATGA
- a CDS encoding shikimate kinase — protein MKAIVRSPGSATVINAISTGCGSAFGIKLYVTAEASLKSSKRTFKVDRDVDTTLMEICVSKVLEKFNVNTGIHLKTSSTLPMASGLSSSSATSNAVVLATYQALVNDGLVPQDSLNDLDVLNLAIDASLEAGVTITGAFDDASASFMGGLTITHNSRREIFHHGPMEEQNILIYMPNRKSPTAQSDVGRMKLLSPWVKLAFQEALKGNIYEALTLNGMLYSAALGFDAGIALDALNSGALAAGLSGTGPSFVAIVPEDNIGPVHEAWSSYPGNVILTQVDNVGTKVVDHG, from the coding sequence TTGAAAGCAATTGTCCGATCTCCCGGCTCAGCCACGGTAATTAATGCCATATCAACCGGTTGTGGATCTGCATTTGGTATAAAGCTTTATGTAACTGCAGAAGCCAGTTTAAAATCATCAAAAAGAACATTCAAAGTAGATAGAGATGTTGACACCACACTCATGGAGATATGTGTAAGTAAGGTGTTGGAAAAATTCAATGTAAATACAGGAATCCATTTAAAGACCAGTTCCACTTTACCAATGGCTTCTGGACTTTCCAGTAGTAGTGCAACCTCCAATGCAGTAGTGCTGGCCACATACCAGGCTCTGGTGAATGATGGATTGGTTCCTCAAGATAGCTTAAACGATTTAGATGTACTTAACCTGGCAATTGATGCTTCCCTGGAGGCCGGTGTTACCATCACCGGTGCATTTGATGATGCCAGTGCTTCTTTCATGGGGGGTCTTACCATCACCCACAATTCACGGAGGGAGATCTTCCACCATGGGCCCATGGAGGAGCAAAATATATTAATATATATGCCCAATAGAAAGTCACCTACTGCCCAATCTGATGTAGGTAGAATGAAACTCTTGTCACCATGGGTAAAACTCGCATTCCAGGAAGCACTGAAAGGGAATATTTACGAAGCCCTGACCTTAAATGGGATGTTATACAGTGCAGCTTTAGGTTTTGATGCTGGAATTGCACTAGATGCATTAAATTCTGGTGCACTGGCCGCTGGTCTTTCAGGAACAGGTCCTTCATTTGTGGCTATTGTTCCCGAGGATAATATAGGCCCGGTTCATGAAGCATGGAGTTCATATCCTGGAAACGTCATTTTAACTCAGGTTGATAATGTGGGAACCAAGGTGGTTGACCATGGATAG
- the asd gene encoding aspartate-semialdehyde dehydrogenase — translation MVNVGILGATGMVGQRFIQLLEDHPKFEITALTASQRSAGKKYQDAVTWHMDTPIPETVQDTVVVDTDPSQVKDVEIVFSALPAENAAVVEPKFAEAGMKVASNASAMRMEPDVPLVIPEVNPEHLDLIEIQQKNRGWDGFIVTNPNCSTIALVLTLKPIYDQFDINRVYVSTMQAVSGAGYNGVPSMAMIDNLVPFIGGEEEKMESETLHLLGDFDGENVEPATFGVSTSCHRVPVVDGHTEAVFMEMDEEFNLEDVKKSLQTFQALPQKLNLYSAPEHPVIVREEENRPQPRMDRMRGKGMAVTVGRLRQDATFPQSLKYVLLGHNTVRGAAGASILNAELIAEIM, via the coding sequence ATGGTAAATGTAGGTATTTTAGGTGCAACAGGAATGGTAGGGCAGCGTTTTATACAACTTCTCGAGGATCACCCCAAATTTGAGATAACTGCTCTGACTGCCTCCCAGCGTTCTGCAGGAAAAAAATATCAGGATGCCGTGACCTGGCACATGGACACACCCATCCCTGAGACAGTGCAGGACACGGTGGTAGTGGACACAGACCCCAGCCAGGTGAAGGATGTGGAGATAGTTTTCTCAGCACTACCTGCCGAAAATGCAGCAGTAGTTGAGCCTAAATTCGCAGAAGCAGGTATGAAAGTTGCATCAAATGCCAGTGCCATGCGCATGGAACCAGATGTGCCCCTGGTCATACCGGAGGTGAACCCGGAACACCTGGACCTCATAGAAATCCAGCAGAAAAACAGGGGATGGGATGGATTCATTGTCACCAATCCCAACTGTTCCACCATAGCATTGGTACTCACCCTGAAACCCATATACGACCAGTTCGATATCAACCGAGTATACGTATCCACCATGCAGGCAGTTTCTGGAGCAGGTTACAATGGAGTGCCCTCCATGGCCATGATCGACAACCTGGTACCCTTCATTGGAGGGGAAGAGGAAAAAATGGAATCCGAGACCCTGCACCTTTTGGGTGATTTTGACGGTGAGAATGTGGAACCCGCCACCTTCGGGGTCAGCACATCCTGCCACCGAGTCCCGGTGGTTGACGGTCACACCGAGGCTGTTTTCATGGAAATGGATGAAGAGTTCAACCTGGAAGATGTTAAAAAATCCCTGCAGACTTTTCAGGCGCTTCCTCAAAAGTTGAACTTGTACTCTGCCCCAGAACACCCAGTTATTGTCCGGGAAGAGGAAAACAGACCCCAACCACGCATGGACCGCATGAGGGGAAAAGGAATGGCAGTCACTGTGGGCAGACTCCGGCAGGATGCAACATTCCCTCAAAGCCTGAAATATGTGCTTTTAGGTCATAACACGGTTAGGGGTGCTGCAGGAGCATCCATATTAAATGCAGAGCTTATTGCAGAGATAATGTAG
- a CDS encoding hydroxymethylglutaryl-CoA synthase: MAGIVGYGVYIPSYRIKVEEIAKVWGDNAQAVSRGLVVNEKSVPAPDEDTATISVEAARNALKRACIDPQKIGAVYVGSESHPYAVKPTATIVAEAVEASPDLTAADMEFACKAGTAGMQVCMGLVDSDAVEYGLAIGADTAQGAPSDALEYTASAGGAAYIIGSKDTVADFEDTYSFTTDTPDFYRREGQPYPRHGGRFTGEPAYFKHVLSGAKGMMDKMGTEASDYDHAVFHQPNGKFYIRAAKKLGFTEEQYKTGLLTPMIGNTYSGATPLGLAAILDIAQPGERIFAVSYGSGAGSDAFSITVNDKIEEKRELAPKVQDMIKTKEYVNYAIYAKFKGKMRMAGLTPR, encoded by the coding sequence ATGGCAGGAATAGTAGGATATGGAGTTTACATACCTTCATACCGTATAAAGGTTGAAGAGATTGCAAAGGTCTGGGGAGACAATGCCCAGGCAGTTTCCAGGGGATTGGTAGTTAATGAGAAATCAGTACCAGCCCCAGACGAAGACACAGCCACCATATCAGTGGAGGCAGCACGTAATGCACTTAAAAGAGCATGTATTGATCCCCAGAAGATCGGGGCAGTATATGTTGGCTCAGAGTCACACCCTTACGCAGTTAAACCCACTGCAACCATAGTGGCAGAGGCTGTGGAAGCCAGCCCTGATCTCACAGCAGCAGACATGGAATTTGCATGTAAAGCTGGAACAGCTGGTATGCAAGTCTGTATGGGACTGGTTGATTCTGATGCAGTAGAATATGGTCTTGCTATTGGTGCAGACACTGCCCAAGGAGCTCCCAGCGATGCACTGGAGTACACTGCATCTGCAGGAGGAGCAGCGTACATCATTGGATCCAAGGATACTGTAGCTGACTTTGAAGATACTTACAGTTTCACCACCGACACCCCTGACTTCTACCGAAGGGAAGGACAACCATACCCCCGCCACGGAGGGCGTTTCACCGGTGAACCAGCATACTTCAAACACGTGCTCTCTGGAGCCAAGGGAATGATGGATAAAATGGGCACAGAAGCCTCTGATTATGATCATGCAGTTTTCCACCAGCCCAATGGTAAATTTTACATAAGAGCGGCTAAAAAACTGGGATTCACAGAAGAACAGTACAAAACAGGACTCTTAACACCAATGATTGGTAACACCTACTCCGGGGCAACACCACTGGGACTGGCAGCCATTTTAGATATTGCACAGCCTGGTGAACGTATTTTTGCTGTTTCTTACGGTTCCGGTGCAGGTAGTGATGCCTTCAGCATCACTGTTAATGATAAAATAGAAGAAAAACGTGAACTGGCTCCTAAGGTTCAGGATATGATCAAAACTAAAGAATACGTGAACTACGCCATATACGCCAAGTTCAAAGGAAAAATGAGGATGGCCGGTCTAACTCCACGTTAA
- the dapA gene encoding 4-hydroxy-tetrahydrodipicolinate synthase: MKLEGTTVAMVTPFTRDDKVDEEGMRENMNYLLERGVNGLLAAGTTGESATITHQEQKKMMEILVDEVKGKAAAVAGAGSNSSKEALDLVKYAEDIGADYALVITPYYNKPQQHGLYEHYKMLSESVDIPMIVYNVPSRTGTDIDVETIGRVAQLDNIVAIKEANPDLDKVSQTIHKLKSLDVDDFLVLSGNDNLTLPMISQGCNGVISVVGNVDPARMSEMVKKAIEGDFKRAKDLHYELYDLMKVLFIESNPVPAKEALNMMGRPAGHVRMPLVPLREESQEKLRKVLLDLQLI; encoded by the coding sequence ATGAAATTGGAAGGTACCACAGTTGCTATGGTAACCCCATTCACCCGCGACGATAAAGTGGATGAAGAGGGAATGAGGGAGAACATGAATTATCTCCTAGAACGAGGTGTAAATGGCTTACTGGCCGCCGGAACCACCGGTGAGTCCGCCACCATAACCCACCAGGAACAGAAGAAGATGATGGAAATCCTGGTTGATGAAGTGAAGGGCAAGGCAGCCGCAGTGGCCGGAGCAGGTAGCAACTCTTCCAAAGAAGCACTGGACTTGGTAAAATACGCGGAAGACATCGGTGCAGATTACGCACTGGTAATAACGCCTTATTATAATAAACCCCAGCAGCACGGGCTTTACGAACACTACAAAATGTTATCAGAGTCAGTGGACATTCCCATGATCGTTTACAATGTTCCTTCCCGTACCGGGACGGATATTGATGTGGAAACCATTGGACGTGTAGCCCAGCTGGATAACATAGTAGCCATCAAAGAGGCCAACCCTGATCTGGACAAAGTTTCCCAGACCATCCATAAACTTAAAAGCCTGGATGTGGATGATTTCCTGGTCCTATCTGGAAATGACAACCTCACTTTACCCATGATATCCCAGGGATGTAATGGAGTTATCAGTGTGGTGGGGAATGTTGACCCAGCACGAATGAGTGAAATGGTTAAAAAGGCCATTGAAGGAGACTTTAAAAGAGCCAAAGATCTTCATTACGAGTTGTACGATCTGATGAAGGTATTGTTTATTGAGTCCAATCCAGTGCCAGCCAAGGAAGCACTCAACATGATGGGTAGACCGGCAGGTCATGTTCGCATGCCACTGGTCCCATTAAGAGAAGAAAGTCAGGAAAAACTCAGGAAGGTACTCCTGGACCTGCAGTTGATCTAA
- a CDS encoding thiolase domain-containing protein, which yields MRDVAIIGVSQTKFGELWDISFRDLITEAGMKAVADADIEGQELEAMYVGNMTAGLFIQQEHIASLIADHSGLTPIPCTRVEAACASGGLALRSGIMAVASGYHDVVISAGVEKMTDVVDPTPAIATASDQEWEAQQGVTFPSLYAMMARRHMYEYGTTREQLAMFSVNNHKNGALNPLAQYPFEIGVDQVLNSTMVADPLRLLDCSPVTDGAAAVILCPAEDARKYTDTPVYVKASAQASGTIALHDRRDITTIDSTVHASRTAYDMAGVGPKDIDAVEVHDCFSINGILAIEDLGFVEKGQGGNAVEEGLIAIDGEIPVNPSGGLKARGHPLGATGIAQAAEMVWQLRGDAGKRQVEGIEIGMTHNIGGTGGTAAVHIFGR from the coding sequence TTGAGAGATGTTGCAATTATTGGAGTTTCACAAACCAAATTTGGTGAACTGTGGGACATATCCTTTAGAGATCTGATTACTGAAGCCGGAATGAAGGCTGTTGCCGATGCAGATATTGAAGGACAGGAACTGGAAGCCATGTACGTTGGAAACATGACTGCAGGTCTGTTCATTCAGCAGGAGCACATTGCCTCACTGATTGCCGACCATTCAGGTTTAACACCCATACCCTGTACTAGGGTTGAAGCAGCCTGTGCATCAGGTGGTTTAGCCCTTAGAAGCGGAATTATGGCTGTAGCCTCTGGCTACCACGATGTGGTTATCTCCGCAGGAGTAGAAAAGATGACCGATGTGGTGGATCCCACCCCTGCCATTGCCACTGCCTCTGACCAGGAATGGGAAGCCCAGCAGGGAGTTACCTTCCCCTCACTATACGCCATGATGGCCCGCAGGCACATGTATGAATACGGAACCACCAGGGAACAGCTGGCCATGTTCAGTGTTAACAACCACAAGAATGGTGCCCTGAACCCACTGGCCCAGTACCCCTTCGAAATTGGTGTGGACCAGGTTTTAAACTCAACTATGGTGGCTGACCCCCTACGATTACTGGATTGTTCCCCGGTAACTGACGGTGCAGCAGCAGTTATACTCTGCCCAGCAGAGGATGCCCGCAAATACACCGACACCCCGGTTTATGTTAAAGCCTCAGCCCAGGCATCCGGTACCATTGCCCTTCATGACCGAAGGGATATTACCACCATTGACTCCACAGTACATGCATCCAGGACTGCATATGATATGGCAGGAGTGGGACCTAAGGACATAGATGCAGTGGAAGTACACGATTGCTTCAGCATCAATGGCATATTAGCCATTGAGGATCTGGGATTCGTGGAAAAAGGACAGGGTGGTAATGCTGTAGAGGAAGGTTTAATTGCAATTGATGGTGAAATACCAGTAAACCCCTCTGGAGGACTTAAAGCACGTGGACACCCGCTAGGAGCCACTGGAATTGCCCAGGCTGCTGAAATGGTCTGGCAACTCAGAGGAGATGCAGGTAAAAGACAGGTTGAGGGCATTGAAATCGGTATGACCCACAACATTGGTGGTACCGGTGGTACTGCTGCCGTGCATATATTTGGGCGTTAA
- a CDS encoding 30S ribosomal protein S17e, with amino-acid sequence MGNIRTSFVKRTAKELIETYPGKFTTDFDENKKLVQEFSTVSTKHLRNKIAGYVTRLVKNNYF; translated from the coding sequence ATGGGTAATATTAGAACATCATTCGTTAAAAGAACAGCCAAAGAGCTGATTGAAACTTATCCCGGTAAATTCACCACAGATTTCGATGAAAATAAGAAGTTAGTGCAGGAATTCTCCACTGTAAGCACCAAACATCTGCGAAACAAAATCGCAGGTTATGTGACTCGATTAGTTAAGAATAATTACTTCTAG
- a CDS encoding 5-formyltetrahydrofolate cyclo-ligase, with translation MVAFFRGLFYFKYLLDITHKLNLMQVEDKQKLRTIIWRVLEDNDLLRTSKSCFGRIPDFKGAHGAAMRLKKTVEWQDAETVFSSPDSALKDVRENTLLDGKVLVMATPKLKNGYLLLDPAEASGNEKSASTIEGAYVLGKRIVKFPRIDLVVEGSLGVDLEGNRLGKGRGFADQEISSLSRAGVIDGETPICSPVHSLQMVDHVPTVEHDERINMVVTPEMVIRMDKITLLR, from the coding sequence ATGGTAGCGTTCTTTAGAGGACTGTTCTATTTCAAGTATTTATTAGATATAACTCATAAATTAAATTTAATGCAAGTTGAAGATAAGCAAAAACTTAGAACAATAATATGGAGAGTTCTTGAGGATAATGATCTTTTAAGAACCTCCAAGTCCTGCTTCGGAAGAATTCCAGACTTCAAAGGGGCACATGGTGCTGCCATGAGGTTGAAAAAAACAGTGGAGTGGCAGGATGCAGAAACAGTCTTCTCCAGTCCAGATTCAGCCTTGAAGGATGTGCGTGAAAACACCCTTCTGGATGGTAAGGTTCTGGTGATGGCCACCCCTAAACTAAAAAATGGTTATCTCCTCCTGGATCCAGCAGAAGCCAGTGGCAATGAAAAAAGTGCATCCACCATTGAAGGGGCTTACGTGCTGGGGAAAAGGATTGTGAAATTCCCCAGAATTGATCTGGTGGTGGAAGGTTCCCTTGGTGTTGATCTGGAGGGAAACCGTCTTGGGAAAGGAAGAGGTTTTGCTGACCAGGAAATATCATCCCTATCACGAGCAGGAGTTATTGATGGGGAAACACCCATCTGCAGCCCGGTACATTCACTGCAAATGGTGGATCATGTTCCCACTGTAGAACATGATGAACGGATTAACATGGTGGTAACCCCTGAAATGGTTATCAGGATGGATAAAATAACGTTGCTAAGGTAA
- a CDS encoding rhodanese-like domain-containing protein yields MFGRKPSSNSATDLDPNSAFEMIQKNKQNPEFILLDVRTLGEYNQSHIEDSIQIDYQSRDFEKKVQELDKSKTYLVYCRSGMRSGASVDIMSKLGFKNLYNMAGGIMGWENCGLPLK; encoded by the coding sequence ATGTTTGGACGAAAACCATCATCAAATTCTGCAACTGATCTGGATCCAAATTCAGCTTTTGAAATGATTCAGAAAAATAAACAGAACCCTGAGTTTATTTTACTGGATGTTAGAACCCTCGGGGAATACAATCAATCCCATATTGAGGATTCCATCCAAATAGACTACCAATCACGAGATTTTGAGAAAAAAGTACAGGAATTGGATAAAAGTAAAACATATCTGGTTTACTGTAGATCTGGAATGAGAAGTGGAGCCAGTGTAGATATAATGAGTAAGCTTGGTTTTAAAAATTTGTACAACATGGCTGGTGGAATAATGGGATGGGAAAATTGTGGGTTGCCTTTAAAATGA
- the thsA gene encoding thermosome subunit alpha, with translation MPEGSSRVLGRDAQRMNILAGKVLAETVRTTLGPKGMDKMLVDGLGDIVVTNDGVTILKEMDIEHPAAKMLVEVAKTQEDEVGDGTTTAVIIAGELLKKAESLLDMDIHPTIIAMGYRQAAEKSQEILNVIAIDAEDRETLLKVAMTAMTGKGTEKAREPLAELVVGAVKQVEDDGEIDQDHIKIEKKDGATIDDSQLVNGVIIDKEPVHPGMPKKVEDARIALLNSAIEVKETEVDAEIRITDPAQMQAFIEQEEQMIKDMVNKIADAGATVLFCQKGIDDLAQHYLAKAGIMAVRRVKKSDMEKLARATGATVVSNIEDLDFEDLGLAGSVAEKKISGEAMIFVEDCKDPKSVTLLIRGSTQHVVDEIERAIEDAIGVVAATIEDGKVVSGGGAAEISIAKGLKEYADTISGREQLAVTAFAEALEVVPKTLAENAGLDSIDALVDLRAAHEKSLYMGLNVFTGDVTDMYRAGVIEPHRVKKQAIQSAAEAAEMILRIDDVIASTGAGKEPDMGGMEGMGGMPGGMPPMM, from the coding sequence ATGCCTGAGGGCTCTTCAAGAGTTTTAGGAAGAGATGCTCAGAGAATGAACATATTAGCAGGAAAAGTCTTAGCAGAAACCGTAAGGACCACTTTAGGTCCAAAGGGAATGGACAAAATGCTCGTAGATGGATTAGGTGACATTGTTGTAACCAACGATGGAGTAACCATCCTCAAAGAAATGGACATTGAGCACCCTGCTGCTAAAATGCTGGTAGAAGTAGCCAAAACCCAGGAAGATGAAGTGGGAGACGGAACCACCACTGCAGTTATAATCGCAGGAGAACTACTCAAAAAGGCAGAAAGCCTCCTGGACATGGACATTCACCCTACCATAATAGCTATGGGATACAGGCAAGCAGCTGAAAAATCTCAGGAAATCCTGAACGTCATAGCCATTGACGCAGAAGACCGTGAAACCCTCCTGAAAGTGGCAATGACCGCCATGACTGGAAAGGGAACTGAAAAAGCACGAGAACCATTAGCAGAACTAGTGGTTGGCGCAGTCAAACAGGTGGAAGACGACGGTGAAATCGACCAGGACCACATCAAAATCGAGAAAAAAGACGGAGCAACCATCGATGACTCCCAGCTCGTAAACGGTGTCATAATCGACAAAGAACCAGTACACCCTGGAATGCCTAAAAAAGTGGAAGACGCAAGGATCGCATTATTAAACAGTGCCATTGAAGTTAAAGAAACCGAAGTGGACGCTGAAATCCGAATCACTGACCCTGCCCAGATGCAGGCCTTCATTGAACAAGAAGAACAGATGATCAAGGACATGGTTAACAAAATAGCCGATGCCGGAGCAACTGTACTCTTCTGTCAGAAAGGAATCGACGACCTAGCACAGCACTACCTGGCCAAAGCAGGAATCATGGCTGTACGCAGAGTCAAAAAATCAGACATGGAAAAACTCGCCCGGGCAACCGGAGCCACCGTAGTTTCCAACATCGAAGACCTGGACTTCGAAGACCTGGGACTAGCAGGATCCGTAGCTGAAAAGAAAATCTCCGGCGAAGCAATGATCTTCGTGGAAGACTGCAAAGACCCAAAATCAGTAACCTTACTCATCCGCGGTTCAACCCAGCACGTGGTAGATGAAATCGAAAGAGCAATCGAAGACGCTATTGGCGTAGTTGCTGCAACCATCGAGGACGGTAAAGTTGTTTCTGGTGGAGGAGCTGCAGAAATCTCCATAGCCAAAGGACTCAAAGAATACGCTGACACCATCAGCGGCCGTGAACAACTAGCTGTTACTGCATTCGCAGAAGCACTGGAAGTTGTACCTAAAACCCTGGCTGAAAACGCAGGACTGGACAGCATTGACGCTCTGGTAGATCTACGAGCAGCCCATGAAAAATCATTATACATGGGACTCAACGTATTCACAGGCGACGTCACCGACATGTACCGTGCCGGAGTCATCGAACCTCACCGAGTCAAAAAACAGGCCATCCAATCCGCAGCAGAAGCCGCAGAAATGATCCTAAGGATCGACGACGTCATTGCATCCACTGGTGCAGGTAAAGAACCTGACATGGGTGGAATGGAAGGAATGGGCGGAATGCCTGGTGGAATGCCACCAATGATGTAA
- a CDS encoding chorismate mutase — protein MDRAEALQLLESSRKKIDKLDEEIIKLIKERTSLATDIYQAKIVLGMEIHDPEREEFIHHKIREIAKEQEIDKNSLTQITMILTDLSKKEQQKIQGGKKHG, from the coding sequence ATGGATAGGGCAGAAGCGTTACAACTCTTGGAAAGTTCTCGGAAAAAGATCGACAAACTGGATGAGGAAATAATAAAACTCATTAAAGAGAGAACTTCTCTGGCAACTGATATTTATCAGGCCAAAATAGTTCTGGGAATGGAAATTCATGACCCGGAAAGGGAAGAATTTATCCATCATAAGATCAGAGAAATAGCTAAAGAGCAGGAAATAGATAAAAACAGTCTCACCCAGATCACTATGATACTGACGGATTTGAGCAAAAAAGAACAACAGAAAATTCAAGGAGGTAAAAAGCATGGGTAA
- a CDS encoding aspartate kinase, with product MGIIVAKFGGTSIGDGKRIKKAARAVVKEYMQGKKVVVVVSAINKTTDNILEIVNKSIGDAITEKQMADIVSMGEITSVRVFSSTIESLGVKSEYIDPHMELWPVITDSNYLNAKIDFAETEIRSREIQKLLDQGVIPVICGFLGKDKEGNITTLGRGGSDITAFLMGHCLQAEEVIIVTDVGGVMSTDPNKLQSARKLDKISVEEMRDLATHGAQVLHPHALRYKDPKINAKIIGFEHGDLSAPGTDIMGPSKDKMLRSTTLNNEPISVIAVVGEEILTKVGILAELTKTLQDNNINIYGISTGQNSITLFIDKSMADAAHEILHEVVVKSPDMSSLSLGREIAMISVNSQDFIDTPGIITKITAPLRKNKINIVEISSSQTSVVIFVDWNDGKRAYEMVRRVLE from the coding sequence ATGGGAATAATAGTGGCCAAGTTTGGAGGAACATCCATCGGAGATGGAAAAAGGATCAAAAAAGCAGCTCGTGCAGTGGTTAAAGAATACATGCAGGGCAAAAAGGTGGTGGTGGTGGTTTCAGCCATCAACAAGACCACCGATAACATCCTTGAAATTGTAAATAAATCCATAGGAGATGCCATAACCGAGAAACAGATGGCAGATATAGTCTCCATGGGAGAAATTACCAGTGTAAGGGTGTTTTCATCTACTATTGAATCTCTGGGTGTTAAATCCGAGTATATAGATCCTCATATGGAACTCTGGCCAGTTATAACTGACAGCAACTATTTAAATGCTAAAATTGACTTTGCAGAGACCGAGATCAGATCCAGGGAGATCCAGAAATTACTGGATCAGGGAGTTATACCGGTTATCTGCGGTTTCCTGGGAAAAGACAAAGAAGGCAACATCACCACCCTGGGAAGGGGTGGAAGTGATATAACCGCTTTCCTGATGGGTCACTGCCTCCAGGCAGAAGAGGTGATCATTGTCACCGATGTGGGAGGAGTGATGTCCACGGATCCCAATAAACTACAGTCTGCCAGGAAACTGGACAAGATCAGTGTGGAGGAGATGAGAGATCTGGCAACACACGGAGCCCAGGTACTGCATCCCCATGCACTGCGCTACAAAGACCCCAAAATAAATGCCAAAATCATAGGATTTGAGCATGGTGATCTTTCAGCACCTGGAACAGATATAATGGGTCCCTCAAAGGATAAAATGTTAAGATCAACCACTCTCAACAATGAACCCATTTCAGTCATTGCAGTGGTTGGTGAAGAGATCCTGACCAAAGTAGGGATCCTGGCTGAACTCACCAAAACCCTGCAGGATAATAATATTAATATTTACGGTATTTCTACCGGTCAAAACTCAATAACCCTTTTTATTGATAAATCAATGGCTGATGCTGCCCATGAAATCCTTCATGAGGTGGTGGTGAAGAGTCCGGATATGAGTTCCCTGTCACTGGGTCGTGAGATCGCCATGATCAGCGTCAACAGCCAGGACTTCATTGACACTCCGGGTATTATTACCAAAATCACCGCACCTTTACGTAAGAATAAAATAAACATAGTGGAAATCTCATCAAGTCAGACATCAGTGGTTATATTTGTAGACTGGAATGATGGTAAGAGAGCTTATGAAATGGTAAGGAGAGTCTTGGAATGA